In the Acidovorax sp. A79 genome, one interval contains:
- a CDS encoding type II toxin-antitoxin system Phd/YefM family antitoxin, with the protein MQSVGIYEAKSRFSALIELVEQGEEVRITRHGKEVVRLLPVRRRPVITDEQIARELGQMDALHASIRPAGEVATPDTLRRKGRAAA; encoded by the coding sequence ATGCAGTCCGTCGGCATCTACGAAGCCAAGAGCAGGTTCTCCGCCCTGATCGAGCTGGTCGAGCAGGGCGAGGAAGTGCGCATCACCCGCCACGGCAAAGAGGTTGTGCGCCTGCTGCCCGTGCGCCGCCGCCCCGTCATCACCGACGAGCAGATCGCTCGCGAGCTGGGCCAGATGGATGCTTTGCACGCCAGCATCCGGCCCGCAGGCGAAGTGGCCACTCCCGACACCTTGCGCCGCAAGGGCAGGGCTGCAGCATGA
- a CDS encoding RnfH family protein: MAEEPAGADIATPRAPALMRITVLVSLAPRQVSECTVQLHPGSTLADALQAAGQMAARREGMACGIWGRAMPETTLLKDGDRVELYRELKVDPKVARRERFARQGARSTGLFARQRPGGKSGY; encoded by the coding sequence ATGGCTGAGGAGCCGGCTGGTGCGGACATCGCAACCCCGCGCGCACCCGCTCTGATGCGGATCACCGTGCTGGTCTCGCTGGCGCCCCGGCAGGTCAGCGAATGCACTGTGCAATTGCACCCTGGAAGCACGCTCGCCGATGCCCTGCAAGCCGCCGGGCAGATGGCTGCGCGGCGCGAGGGCATGGCGTGCGGCATCTGGGGCCGTGCCATGCCCGAGACGACGCTGCTCAAGGACGGGGACCGCGTGGAGTTGTACCGGGAGCTCAAGGTGGACCCCAAGGTGGCACGCCGCGAGCGGTTTGCCCGGCAGGGCGCGCGTTCCACGGGCCTCTTCGCGCGGCAGCGGCCGGGCGGCAAGTCAGGCTACTGA
- a CDS encoding type II toxin-antitoxin system RatA family toxin, whose protein sequence is MKTVHKSVLIWYSPEEMFALVTGVEHYPQFLPWCDHAAVLEQTAEGMTAEVGISFGGIRQTFVTHNTHEAGRRVRMRLVKGPFSQLDGDWLFHPVGDGSQRACRVELSLNYGFDNAALAALVGPVFDRIAGSMVDAFVKRAEQVYG, encoded by the coding sequence ATGAAAACCGTCCACAAGTCCGTCCTCATCTGGTATAGCCCCGAAGAAATGTTTGCCCTGGTCACCGGGGTGGAGCACTACCCCCAGTTCCTGCCATGGTGCGACCATGCCGCCGTGCTCGAGCAGACCGCAGAGGGCATGACCGCCGAGGTAGGCATTTCATTTGGCGGCATCCGCCAGACCTTCGTGACGCACAACACCCATGAGGCAGGCCGGCGCGTGCGGATGCGGCTGGTCAAGGGGCCTTTCTCGCAGCTCGACGGCGACTGGCTTTTTCACCCCGTGGGCGATGGCAGCCAGCGGGCCTGCCGCGTGGAGTTGAGCCTGAATTACGGTTTTGACAACGCGGCCCTGGCGGCGCTGGTAGGCCCTGTGTTCGACCGCATCGCGGGCAGCATGGTCGATGCCTTCGTGAAGCGCGCGGAACAGGTGTATGGCTGA
- the guaB gene encoding IMP dehydrogenase encodes MRLLGKALTFDDVLLVPAYSQVLPKDTSLATKLSRNIQLNLPLVSAAMDTVTEARLAIAIAQEGGIGIVHKNLTAQEQAAQVAKVKRYESGVLRDPVVITPEHTVLQVLQLSEQLGISGFPVCDGGKVVGIVTGRDLRFETRYDVKVHQIMTPREKLITVNEKEGTSPAEAKALLNKHKLERILVVNDAFELKGLITVKDITKQTSFPNAARDPSGRLRVGAAVGVGEGTEERVEALVKAGVDAIVVDTAHGHSKGVIERVRWVKQNYPQVDVIGGNIATGAAALALVEAGADAVKVGIGPGSICTTRIVAGVGVPQIMAIDSVATALKGTGVPLIADGGVRYSGDIAKALAAGASTIMMGGMFAGTEEAPGEVILFQGRSYKSYRGMGSIGAMQQGSADRYFQESTTGNPNADKLVPEGIEGRVPYKGSMVSIVFQMAGGVRAAMGYCGCATIDDMNNKAEFVEITTAGIRESHVHDVQITKEAPNYRAD; translated from the coding sequence ATGCGCCTTCTTGGAAAAGCGCTCACCTTCGACGATGTGTTGCTGGTGCCAGCGTACTCCCAGGTCCTGCCCAAGGACACGTCCCTCGCGACGAAACTCTCCCGCAATATCCAACTGAACTTGCCGCTCGTGTCCGCTGCCATGGACACCGTGACCGAGGCGCGCCTGGCCATTGCCATTGCCCAGGAGGGCGGCATCGGCATCGTGCACAAGAACCTCACGGCGCAGGAGCAGGCCGCCCAGGTGGCCAAGGTCAAGCGCTATGAATCCGGCGTGCTGCGCGACCCGGTCGTCATCACCCCCGAGCACACCGTGCTGCAGGTGCTGCAGCTGTCCGAACAGCTCGGCATCTCGGGCTTTCCGGTGTGCGACGGCGGCAAGGTGGTGGGCATCGTCACGGGCCGTGACCTGCGCTTTGAAACGCGCTACGACGTCAAGGTCCACCAGATCATGACCCCGCGCGAGAAGCTCATCACCGTCAACGAAAAGGAAGGCACCTCGCCTGCCGAAGCCAAGGCGCTGCTCAACAAGCACAAGCTCGAGCGCATCCTGGTCGTGAACGACGCGTTCGAGCTCAAGGGCCTGATCACCGTCAAGGACATCACCAAGCAAACCAGCTTCCCCAACGCCGCCCGCGACCCCTCGGGCCGCCTGCGCGTGGGCGCCGCTGTCGGCGTGGGTGAAGGCACCGAAGAGCGCGTCGAAGCCCTGGTCAAGGCCGGTGTGGACGCCATCGTGGTCGACACCGCCCATGGCCACAGCAAGGGCGTGATCGAGCGCGTGCGCTGGGTCAAGCAGAACTACCCGCAGGTCGACGTGATCGGCGGCAACATCGCCACCGGCGCGGCCGCACTGGCGCTGGTCGAGGCGGGCGCCGACGCGGTCAAGGTCGGTATCGGCCCGGGCTCCATCTGCACCACGCGCATCGTGGCCGGTGTGGGCGTGCCCCAGATCATGGCCATCGACAGCGTGGCCACCGCCCTCAAGGGCACGGGCGTGCCGCTGATCGCGGACGGCGGCGTGCGCTACAGCGGTGACATCGCCAAGGCGCTGGCTGCAGGCGCCAGCACCATCATGATGGGCGGCATGTTCGCGGGCACCGAAGAAGCGCCCGGCGAAGTCATCCTGTTCCAGGGCCGCAGCTACAAGAGCTACCGCGGCATGGGCAGCATCGGTGCCATGCAGCAGGGCAGCGCCGACCGCTACTTCCAGGAATCCACCACCGGCAATCCCAACGCCGACAAGCTCGTGCCCGAGGGCATCGAAGGCCGCGTGCCCTACAAGGGCTCCATGGTCTCCATCGTGTTCCAGATGGCCGGTGGCGTGCGCGCCGCCATGGGCTACTGCGGTTGCGCCACCATCGACGACATGAACAACAAGGCCGAGTTCGTCGAGATCACCACCGCCGGTATCCGCGAAAGTCACGTGCACGACGTTCAAATTACGAAGGAGGCCCCCAACTACAGGGCTGACTGA
- a CDS encoding DUF4124 domain-containing protein, translated as MKLHKLVLLAVACTWALGAAAQWQWIDKDGRKVFSDRPPPQDIPEKSILKQPSYAAARVPAAAASAPEAADAPASAAAPAAASPRAPASAAGKDKELEKRKAEAEAAEAAKKKAEDDRIAKAKAENCTRARAAKATFETGAPIRQSNAQGERVFLDEAQRNAEVKRIDTIIASDCKR; from the coding sequence ATGAAATTGCACAAGCTTGTTTTGCTGGCCGTTGCCTGCACCTGGGCCCTGGGTGCCGCTGCCCAATGGCAGTGGATCGACAAGGACGGCCGCAAGGTCTTCAGCGACCGCCCGCCGCCACAGGACATCCCGGAAAAGAGCATCCTCAAGCAGCCAAGCTACGCGGCTGCACGCGTGCCTGCGGCAGCCGCCAGTGCGCCGGAAGCGGCCGATGCCCCCGCCTCGGCTGCTGCGCCTGCGGCCGCATCCCCCCGCGCTCCCGCCAGCGCCGCCGGCAAGGACAAGGAGCTGGAAAAGCGCAAGGCTGAGGCAGAGGCCGCCGAAGCCGCCAAGAAGAAAGCCGAAGACGACAGGATCGCCAAGGCCAAGGCAGAAAACTGCACCCGTGCGCGCGCGGCCAAGGCCACTTTCGAGACCGGCGCGCCGATCAGGCAGAGCAATGCACAGGGCGAGCGCGTCTTCCTGGACGAGGCCCAGCGCAATGCAGAGGTCAAGCGCATCGACACGATCATCGCCTCCGACTGCAAACGCTGA